The Montipora foliosa isolate CH-2021 chromosome 1, ASM3666993v2, whole genome shotgun sequence genome has a window encoding:
- the LOC137972407 gene encoding uncharacterized protein: protein MLAQKEYKRRHDNIARLVHWKLCCKYDMSRGEKWYEHQPEGVVENEKCKILWDMTIQCDHVIEARRPDIVVVEKKNNKAIIVDIASPWDHRVYEKEGEKIEKYQDLKREIGSLWGIRHLEVVPVVVGALGVVSKRCYDQNGTVTENSLVRHSQDSKEGVGQLKEKK, encoded by the coding sequence ATGTTGGCACAAAAAGAGTACAAGAGAAGACACGACAATATTGCCAGATTGGTCCACTGGAAACTCTGTTGTAAGTATGACATGAGCAGAGGTGAGAAATGGTATGAACATCAACCGGAAGGGgtagtggaaaatgaaaaatgtaagatcttgtgggatatgACCATCCAGTGTGACCATGTTATCGAGGCCAGAAGACccgacattgttgttgttgagaagaaaaataacaaggcaATCATAGTAGACATAGCTTCACCCTGGGACCACAGAGTGtatgaaaaggaaggtgaaaagattgagaaatatcAGGACCTTAAGAGAGAAATTGGAAGCCTTTGGGGAATTAGGCATCTGGAAGTAGTTCCAGTAGTCGTTGGTGCACTCGGAGTTGTAAGCAAGAGGTGTTACGATCAGAACGGGACTGttacagaaaacagccttgttaggcacagccaggattctaaggaaggtgttggacagctgaaggagaagaaatga